Sequence from the Ascaphus truei isolate aAscTru1 chromosome 3, aAscTru1.hap1, whole genome shotgun sequence genome:
atatatatatatatatatatatatatatatatacatacatacacacacacacatatatattaaagggcaatcaaagcaatatcctacatgcgtatttgttttttttttatttaattttttttactaaatcagttttgcagtattagataatacttttttttttttttttttaaaggtatatAACTCTTAATGACATGTTTAATTAGTCTTCATATGCTGCGTatccttttatttctatagcaggttttagcacagcTCCCCaatagtgcaagatctttgtaacactttcctgtgtgtgatcatttgttgccaatattcccaggagtttgagctgcaaactgtaacaatagataatgttactttaataatatacgaatacattgtagctgctgagttacactgactgaaggattgattgaaactgaaaggcagccatttagtgaaccccggggagcaggatctttgctgatcgatttaaataattaatcgccagcttaggtaattagttttcaataaaggtaatcaaaggcggtatatattaatacaaaaatatatattttttaagtgccTCTTTAAATGCACTTACCTTTTATTTTCTTATGATTAGTATCTTTAAATTATAGGATAGGGTTTCAAATACTATATACCTGCTCATATTTATAGGTATTTGAGGCGTTAAAAACAGCTGCATGTGGTACCCAACCAGGCAGTCCTATACCCAATAAGAGCACTGATCTGTTGTATGCTTCTATCATGGAAATCCTGGAAGAATATAAATGTGAAGTCAAACATTCATACTATGATAAACCTGTACAGGATGATTGCTTCAGATATTAATGAATTAAATGTATAGTGTAAATATAGTAAAAGTTTTCATTGACAAAATTACAATTTACATAGTTTAGCAACTATTACGTGATAAGTCATTAAGTAACAACGCTAACATACTACAGAAGCAGCAATCCTGGAGGTCTAATCCCACTTTCATCACGCTGTTTTCAGCTTCCtatttccagagatacttactgctGAAGTCACTGGTATTACAGCCTGGTttctaaaggggatttaaatagctggccaataggaagccgctagTGATGACGTTGTGACTTATATaaagacacacatatacatacatacatacatacacacatatacatacacatacattcatacatacacacatacacatacaaacatacacacagacacatatatattcatacatacacacatatacatacatacacacatacacatacaaacatacacacagacacatatatattcatacatacacacatatacatacatacacacatacacatacaaacatacacacagacacatatatacatatatattcatacatacacacatatacatacatacacacagacacatatatacatacatacacacatatacatacatacatacccttaCAGGAATTCCCATTTGTGAGAAAAAATATGGCAACTGGGGACAGCCTCGCATGGCCAAGAGAAAGCTGTGATGTTACTGTGACATGACATTACAAATTCAGCCCTCCGTTAGGCCCAGGGTCCCAAGGACGCTCCTTGGGCAGTCTGCAGGGGAATTGGTGTCTCCCCGCAGCTGCTGTCACCTgctgtgacttttttttttaaacggtcgAATAGGGTTACCCTGCAGCCATCTATGTTTTACCTTTCACCTTCACtggcaaattaaaaaaataaatatccaaGCAATTGGAGGGCCCCCAGAGCTTTGAGTGCTGCAGTTCTGCTTCTGGGCCCCCCTACATACAATGTGAAAATGAAATACTCTATTTTAGGGGGTGGAGGGTTGGTGCCTGAATGGAGCATATGCATTAGAAAATTGTATCCTATGTGGCCTGCTTCCTACATATAACAGATAGAGTATTGGAACTTACATAAAAGTTTTACAGCAGCAGagatccccccgccccccatttaCCTGAACCAGGGGGTATGCCGGACCTCCGGAGACACCCTGGTTCCCGGTAAAAAGGAAATTAAATGATTTGTCGTTTCCTACAAAGGAAACTACTGTACAGCTATGGGAGCtgaggtcaccaatagaaagctatGACGTCATCTCCCGATCACGGCTTTGGCCGCAGAAAACCCAGACCCCGCTGCCAGGGGTTGTCCAAGGACACCCTGGTTcatgagaaaatatatatatatttatttaatggttttgaagcaaaaggtggcactgtgtgctcatatgcatgacatttcccagaatcccttgctacagtggaagcactgtgtgctgggtgataatggtgaaaggcagggttgcagacctgtctaagacatgttaatgtgctcacaatggccaccaacaggtcaggttttcatgatatccctactTCCGCAGAGGTGGCTCAGAcatgactgtgccactgattaagccacctgtgctgaagcagggatatcatgaaaacctgacctgttggtggctcttgagaactggacttgcccacccctgccctaaaggCACAATTTTCTCGTTTTAATCTTGAACAACTTGCAGGGAAAGTTACCCAATTATCTGATCAGTTTACTCATTCCAATACAATCAAGCCCAAGGTCATCCACCAGTAGTCTGCTTACTATTCACAGCATTTAATACTGTGCTTCTGGATAATTTGCTCAACTCCTGCAAGCCCATTATGAatcccactgattgagccacctgtgctgaagcagggataacatgaaatcctgacctgttgggggcccttgaggacagctGTATTGTATTaagaaaaaaacacccacactCCATGTATAGGGGTTAGCACAGATAATCTTCTCGGGATCGAACAGAATACTCAAGGGATTGTTCTACTGACGGCCATTTGGGAAACCAAAAGTTGTATCTACCGCTCGTCCTAATGAAAATAAACTTGTAAATTAGCAACACAGTGCTATGTTGAGTATCAGTGCTTTCTACTACACTCACGCTGATGGAGTTTGCAAAGCAGAATAATGCTTTAGCAGGTTTTTCTAACAATTAAGAAGTTAAAAGGTCATCTGGAGGGAAGCAATAAATAATCGCAACTGGCCTTACCAATAGGCAATGATATTTTCCTTAGCACAAAAGAGAAGGCAACATACTGTATCCAATTTTGTCCTCTTATTTATCACATACCACCTACTCCAATACTCAAGTTTTATACACATGCGTTTAGAAACATAAAAAAACTGAACAGTACTGCATAgtgtataaatacacacacacacaaacacacacacacacacacacagaacgagagagatgTAAAATGCTGAGACCGTCAGACTGTTTTGAATCCTGTTTCTGAAACCGCAATAGAGCCAATTGGGGCGTCACTGCaagaaaactcccattgaagccaatgggagtttccgtgcgatAATACCACAGTTGGCGCTATTGCGGTTTAATAAATAACCTTTATTGGCCCTGATCCATTCATAGCAAGGGGAGTAAAGGCATGCTAAATCTTAGCACTGTTTAGTGGATCTGGGCCAGTGTGTTTTTACAATTCCAGAAAACTTACATCTCGcagaagtttatttattttaacatttctgtgttgttgttttttttcctcaggTTGAAGAAGCTGATTGAACAAGAAACAGCCTATCAGGTGAAAAAAGACAGAGAGAACCACAAGAAAATAACCAAACTAAAAGACGAGCTCACAAAGTTGAAATCGTTTGCGTTAATTGTGGTTGATGAGCAACAGAGGTTAACGGAGCAGTTAAATCTGCAAAGTGCCAAAATTCTAGAACTAACATCAACAGCTCAACAAGCACAAGACGAACGTGCCACAGCAGAAGTAAAAGCAGAAGAAGAAGAGCACAAAGCAAACAGACTGGAGATTGAACTCCAGGCCCAAGCAACTCAATTCTTTCAAGAACAGGAGGCCATGATGGCAAAACTAACCAGTGAAGAAACTCAGAATCGCCAACTCCGATTGAAGTTGGCAGCCCTTAGTAGACAAATTGATGAGCTTGAAGAAAGCAACAAGTCCTTGCGGAAAGCAGAGGACGAACTGCACGATCTGAGGGAGAACATGACTACGGGAGAGTGTGGCAATTCCAGCCTTATGGCGGAAGTAGAGGAGCTGAGAAAGCGGCTGCTGGAAATGGAAGGCAAAGACGAAGAGCTCATTAAGATGGAGGACCAATGCAAAGACCTCAATAAAAAACTAGAAAAAGAAGCGTTCCAAAGCAAAAACCTTCGAGGGGAAGTAGATAAGCTAAACAAAAGGATCATGGAGCTGGAAAGATTAGAAGATGCCTTTAACAAAAGCAAACAAGAATGCTATTCAATCAAGTGCACCTTGGAAAAAGAACGGACCAACACAAAACAATTGTGTAGTGAGCTTGAAAGCTTAAAATTTAGAATCAGGGACCTGGAGGCTATTGACGTTAAGCTAGAAAAAACGGAATGTATACTTAAGGAAGATCTAACCAAACTGAAAACATTAACGGTGATCCTTGTGGAGGAGAGGAAGATACTGACTGAAAAAATCAAGCAAACGGAAGAAAAATTCAAGTCCACCAACGCGCAACTTCAACTGGAGCAAAATAAAGTTACGTCCGTTACCGAAAAACTGATTGAAGAAAGTAAGAAGTCTCTAAAATCAACGGCCGACCTGCAAGAAAAAATGTACAATGTCACAAAAGAAAACGATGAACTAAAAAGCAAACTGAAATCAGAGGGGGAACATGGAAATGACCTTCTGTCAAAAGTTAACATCCTAAAGAAGAAACTGCAGTCACTAGAACTAATCGAAAAGGAATTTCTCAAAAGCAAAATGAAGCCAGAAAGTACACAGTCTGAAGCATTTAAACAGGAAAATAACAAAATCAGAGAACTCAGTCACGAAGTCGAAAGGTTGAAATATACACTTAAACAAATGAAAGCAATGGAAGATGATCTTATGAAAACCGAAGATGAATTTGAATCTCTAGAGAGAAGGTATATTAATGAACAACAGAAAGCGAAAATATTTTCCGAAGAACTTGAAGTCATTAAAATGGAATTGGCAAATTATAAACTGGTAGAAAAATCTGGGTCTTTCCAAGAAAAATTACTGCTGACAAAGCTTAAGGAAGAGGAAGCAAAGTCAGGTCATCTTTCGAGAGAGGTTACTGCCTTGAAAGAAAAGATACACGAGTACATGAAAACAGAAGATACCATTTGCCGAATAAAGGGAGATCATTCTATTCTTCAAAGGAAACTTAACCAGCAAGAAAATAGAAACAAAGATTTGACAAAAGAAATGGAAAGTCTCTCGAAGGAACTGGAACGGTATCGTCGCTTTAGCAAAAGCCTTAGGCCCAGTCTCAACGGAAGGCGAATTTCAGACTTTCAGGTCTTCTCAAAAGAAGTACAGACAGATCCAGCCGATAACGAGCCACCTGACTACAAAAGCCTTGTTCCTTTGGAGCGAGCTGTTATAAATGGACAACTGTATCAGGAAAGTGAtaatgaagatgatgatgacaCAAATGATGAAGATTCAACTGTGGCTTTTAAATGTAATTCCTCCAATGgtaactctttaaagaacagaaaactaCGATCCCCATGGATAAAATCCAATCAACTACAGTCACAAAATGGAAAAGTACACCCAAAACAGAATGGAAATTACATACATCCAGGAGATATGGTCCTAAGTCATACACCTGGACAGCCTTTACATATCAAAGTTACACCAGACCATGGACAAAATACTGCCAAACTCGAAATAACAAGTCCTACTACAGAGAACACACACTCCTATACAAGCACAGCAGTAATACCGAACTGTGGCACTCCAAAACAAAGGATAACAATCATTCAAAATGGTTCCTTAACACCAATGAAATCAAGAGTAATAGATGGCTATGTTTCACCGGATCAAGTGATGTCACCTCTTACTTTGACTTCCTTTGTAAGGCCCAGAACCCCAGACTCATGTGGTTCTATAACTCCAGACAGAACTATATCCCCCATTCAGGTACTGGCATTGACAAGTTCCTCAAGTTCCCCGGAACGTGTGCTTTCACCAGAGCCAATGGAAATCAGCGGAACCCATGCAGTCTTTCGTGTATCACCCGACAAGCAAGCTGGTTGGCAATTTCAACGGTCTAACAGTTCTAGTTCAACTTCCAGTGTAATAACTACTGAGgacaataaaatacatattcaCTTAGGAAGACCCACCAGTCCATGTTCTCCAGTGCAAGAGAAAAGACAATCACTGGCTAACGGAAGCCCAAGTAGACCCACAAATAAAATCACCAGCAGTATCACTATAACACCAACAGCTACTCCACTCTCACGGCAATCACAAATGACAGTAAGTAACATCAATAACTGAACCAAATCCCCGATCACACCTACTACTAGATTCCCCATTTTTGCACCCCTTACACAGATTTTTGGATCATCTCTTAGTGGAGGTGTGTGCATGACCTGCACAAAGTATGGAACCAATTTTagttttgtactgtatgtttagtaGATGCAGGTGTGCATATGATGTATATCCTTTTCTCTTCATTTACCTGTACCTGTATGGAGTATATATTTAGTCTGCACTTGTATTAAATGCAtttaatgtaatatttttttctcACAAATTACATTTTGTGACTGAAAACTTATTGTGGTAAACAAAGTTTACAAAGCAGCAATATGTGTTGTGTTTGATTGTTTCTTTGTATATGTGCGTTTTGAACCATTTTTACAACATTTTCTTAGAAATTCGTATCACTTTGCCAAAACATATTAAGTCCCACGGATTGTTAGGTTCTTAGGCTTAGCTGTTACTAATGATAAAGAATAAGAATAATATCCTAGGTACTTGCTCATTTACCATTACAATATTACACTTCTAATTGCTCTGAGAAGCTTCATCAATTAAGACCATCTTTTTTCAAGGGCATTTCCAGCTGTCTCAATGAAGACAAAAAAGAAAGTTATGATAACATGTCGCGTATTTACAAAAACAGATTTCATTATCGTGTATGTTATAACTGTGAGGGCTCCTTTCTATCCCAAAGTCACATAAATTGGATATATAAGTCAATATTACGTAGAGATCACCTGCGTCGCAGGTAGGTGGAGAGCACCGCTCCTTGACGAGAAATAGTCTTGCTGGTAAAACAGATTTGAGGGACCTGTTAACATGTTATTTTCTATCAAAATAGAGGGACATTACATGTATACCCCTGTGGGGATTACTCGTTTATTTTACACCCGGATCCCATATGTCAGCACCCCTGAGGATTACAACGATTACGCATATAATTGAAGTACTTTTGgagataaaatctctttattccTGTTCTTACTTTGCAGCACTGGTTATGAACTCTCGGTTCTAACATATCAATATTACCCCTTCTGTTATTTGAGATTAAAATCCCTGATTTACAAAAGTGGCTTCTAAAAACATTGGCAATTCATGTTCGCGAGAACATGTTCGCATTTAGGCCAAAACGCttacataaaatgtttcctgataaaggatggtcgCTATGAGGACTGAAAAAATGAATTTTTATCattcaggagtgggagcagctggatcagcgCGTTGTTTATTATGCAATCAGACAGCAGCGTTCTCATCCTCGGGCGCGCGTTTCAGCAGGAGGACCttttgaacacacactttgagccatactttgaactcaaactttgTAGTAAACTTAGTGTTTCacattagattacaacagtttaataCATTTACGAGCTACGAAGGAAAAATGCCTATTTGTCGTTTAAGGAACATGAACCTACCGCAGAGTATCTGGTACTTGTTAACATCATCATAACATCAATTTAGTTgacatcagttgattgtctacattgtgcttcttatatagtgttaatgGAAAATGAAAGgggtcccttttttcctgaacacggtgtgtgtgtgtgtgtgtgtgtgtgtgtgtgtgtgtgtatgtgtgtatgtgtgtgtgtgtgtgtgtgtatgtgtgtgtgtgtgtgtgtgtatgtgtgtgtgtatatatatatatatatatattcacacacatatacacaccccccccccccactccccccaatcgCAAAACACAAAGAGCAGTGCAACAGAAAATATAATACCATGTGTAAAAAAACGTTCTTCACATTGGTACCCTACTTACTCCACGGTGCCAGAAGTTAATTTTAACTTTCTAAAAGAAAAACAATAGAGTTGTCTGGTATAATGAAAAGATTATCTGGATTGTTCTGTACATGATTTtaagttatattaaaaaaatgtgtattacaGGAACAggaaaaaaatattggtagcgaTAAAGGCAAGTTGACAGGTAGAATCTTGGTCGCCAAATACAAGCCGACAAGTTCAACACTGCAAATGATTAAGCAAAACAGAAAAAGTATGTCAGGTCTGACCTTGGAGGCAGGTTTGGAATCGTGCACACAATGCTGGCGTCGGGTAGAAAAGTACAGTATGCCAGTATCGCTGACACAAAACACATGGGTATAAATGTCATTGATGTCAAATGTTGGCAGCTGAATGAGGAAAACATACAATAAACTTCACAGAAAAGGAGAAGGCtccaaataataatacaattaggCCAGCAGTCAGCACTCAAACTCATTATCTTATGAAGCATGCAGTATATTAAAACAGAATGATCAGCATGTCAGAAAAGGTCAGCGCTAAATATCTAGTACGGAgttcaataaaaaatatacatgtgAT
This genomic interval carries:
- the FILIP1L gene encoding filamin A-interacting protein 1-like isoform X2, whose amino-acid sequence is MLHRLGTSKEAIFHCLLLLLECSHLSCLGELSLSKNSVPLWGSSYCRGVVQSFSPRLKKLIEQETAYQVKKDRENHKKITKLKDELTKLKSFALIVVDEQQRLTEQLNLQSAKILELTSTAQQAQDERATAEVKAEEEEHKANRLEIELQAQATQFFQEQEAMMAKLTSEETQNRQLRLKLAALSRQIDELEESNKSLRKAEDELHDLRENMTTGECGNSSLMAEVEELRKRLLEMEGKDEELIKMEDQCKDLNKKLEKEAFQSKNLRGEVDKLNKRIMELERLEDAFNKSKQECYSIKCTLEKERTNTKQLCSELESLKFRIRDLEAIDVKLEKTECILKEDLTKLKTLTVILVEERKILTEKIKQTEEKFKSTNAQLQLEQNKVTSVTEKLIEESKKSLKSTADLQEKMYNVTKENDELKSKLKSEGEHGNDLLSKVNILKKKLQSLELIEKEFLKSKMKPESTQSEAFKQENNKIRELSHEVERLKYTLKQMKAMEDDLMKTEDEFESLERRYINEQQKAKIFSEELEVIKMELANYKLVEKSGSFQEKLLLTKLKEEEAKSGHLSREVTALKEKIHEYMKTEDTICRIKGDHSILQRKLNQQENRNKDLTKEMESLSKELERYRRFSKSLRPSLNGRRISDFQVFSKEVQTDPADNEPPDYKSLVPLERAVINGQLYQESDNEDDDDTNDEDSTVAFKCNSSNGNSLKNRKLRSPWIKSNQLQSQNGKVHPKQNGNYIHPGDMVLSHTPGQPLHIKVTPDHGQNTAKLEITSPTTENTHSYTSTAVIPNCGTPKQRITIIQNGSLTPMKSRVIDGYVSPDQVMSPLTLTSFVRPRTPDSCGSITPDRTISPIQVLALTSSSSSPERVLSPEPMEISGTHAVFRVSPDKQAGWQFQRSNSSSSTSSVITTEDNKIHIHLGRPTSPCSPVQEKRQSLANGSPSRPTNKITSSITITPTATPLSRQSQMTVSNINN
- the FILIP1L gene encoding filamin A-interacting protein 1-like isoform X3 — its product is MRSRSNSLECPAKPMTCKQMNGCQCINSGTEDTSPSDVDGMKKGKKQRDYVAETSTILRCHTSEAKQKASSKKGDDLSRDDLLFLLSVLEGELQARDEVISVLKAEKIDLALLEAQYGFVTPKRVLEALQRDGIQANAPQWQEDIYEKPMCELDKVVEKHKETHKRMLEQLLLVEKSQRQTVYELEDEKNKHTDYMEKSDEFTNLLEQERERLKKLIEQETAYQVKKDRENHKKITKLKDELTKLKSFALIVVDEQQRLTEQLNLQSAKILELTSTAQQAQDERATAEVKAEEEEHKANRLEIELQAQATQFFQEQEAMMAKLTSEETQNRQLRLKLAALSRQIDELEESNKSLRKAEDELHDLRENMTTGECGNSSLMAEVEELRKRLLEMEGKDEELIKMEDQCKDLNKKLEKEAFQSKNLRGEVDKLNKRIMELERLEDAFNKSKQECYSIKCTLEKERTNTKQLCSELESLKFRIRDLEAIDVKLEKTECILKEDLTKLKTLTVILVEERKILTEKIKQTEEKFKSTNAQLQLEQNKVTSVTEKLIEESKKSLKSTADLQEKMYNVTKENDELKSKLKSEGEHGNDLLSKVNILKKKLQSLELIEKEFLKSKMKPESTQSEAFKQENNKIRELSHEVERLKYTLKQMKAMEDDLMKTEDEFESLERRYINEQQKAKIFSEELEVIKMELANYKLVEKSGSFQEKLLLTKLKEEEAKSGHLSREVTALKEKIHEYMKTEDTICRIKGDHSILQRKLNQQENRNKDLTKEMESLSKELERYRRFSKSLRPSLNGRRISDFQVFSKEVQTDPADNEPPDYKSLVPLERAVINGQLYQESDNEDDDDTNDEDSTVAFKCNSSNGNSLKNRKLRSPWIKSNQLQSQNGKVHPKQNGNYIHPGDMVLSHTPGQPLHIKVTPDHGQNTAKLEITSPTTENTHSYTSTAVIPNCGTPKQRITIIQNGSLTPMKSRVIDGYVSPDQVMSPLTLTSFVRPRTPDSCGSITPDRTISPIQVLALTSSSSSPERVLSPEPMEISGTHAVFRVSPDKQAGWQFQRSNSSSSTSSVITTEDNKIHIHLGRPTSPCSPVQEKRQSLANGSPSRPTNKITSSITITPTATPLSRQSQMTVAGKGSCPTAPTRIPKLKSITASKLPIKKPTRNIGKPDQEINTDKLHSFNTISKHYN
- the FILIP1L gene encoding filamin A-interacting protein 1-like isoform X1; its protein translation is MRSRSNSLECPAKPMTCKQMNGCQCINSGTEDTSPSDVDGMKKGKKQRDYVAETSTILRCHTSEAKQKASSKKGDDLSRDDLLFLLSVLEGELQARDEVISVLKAEKIDLALLEAQYGFVTPKRVLEALQRDGIQANAPQWQEDIYEKPMCELDKVVEKHKETHKRMLEQLLLVEKSQRQTVYELEDEKNKHTDYMEKSDEFTNLLEQERERLKKLIEQETAYQVKKDRENHKKITKLKDELTKLKSFALIVVDEQQRLTEQLNLQSAKILELTSTAQQAQDERATAEVKAEEEEHKANRLEIELQAQATQFFQEQEAMMAKLTSEETQNRQLRLKLAALSRQIDELEESNKSLRKAEDELHDLRENMTTGECGNSSLMAEVEELRKRLLEMEGKDEELIKMEDQCKDLNKKLEKEAFQSKNLRGEVDKLNKRIMELERLEDAFNKSKQECYSIKCTLEKERTNTKQLCSELESLKFRIRDLEAIDVKLEKTECILKEDLTKLKTLTVILVEERKILTEKIKQTEEKFKSTNAQLQLEQNKVTSVTEKLIEESKKSLKSTADLQEKMYNVTKENDELKSKLKSEGEHGNDLLSKVNILKKKLQSLELIEKEFLKSKMKPESTQSEAFKQENNKIRELSHEVERLKYTLKQMKAMEDDLMKTEDEFESLERRYINEQQKAKIFSEELEVIKMELANYKLVEKSGSFQEKLLLTKLKEEEAKSGHLSREVTALKEKIHEYMKTEDTICRIKGDHSILQRKLNQQENRNKDLTKEMESLSKELERYRRFSKSLRPSLNGRRISDFQVFSKEVQTDPADNEPPDYKSLVPLERAVINGQLYQESDNEDDDDTNDEDSTVAFKCNSSNGNSLKNRKLRSPWIKSNQLQSQNGKVHPKQNGNYIHPGDMVLSHTPGQPLHIKVTPDHGQNTAKLEITSPTTENTHSYTSTAVIPNCGTPKQRITIIQNGSLTPMKSRVIDGYVSPDQVMSPLTLTSFVRPRTPDSCGSITPDRTISPIQVLALTSSSSSPERVLSPEPMEISGTHAVFRVSPDKQAGWQFQRSNSSSSTSSVITTEDNKIHIHLGRPTSPCSPVQEKRQSLANGSPSRPTNKITSSITITPTATPLSRQSQMTVSNINN